From a region of the Drosophila virilis strain 15010-1051.87 chromosome 3, Dvir_AGI_RSII-ME, whole genome shotgun sequence genome:
- the zye gene encoding mucin-2: MVKAGHIIFLTQLLVIASGADLRTDNDYVDNEVKPVDLALTFPRVSRKTSTFNGNIEKIDVKCDTSNGMIVEVEFSEIFNGVIYSQGYYNDPKCRYVNSGSNERRFVFKVPFDGCGSKPSCSLCASVDNILIIQNDQDIQESWDTARKITCSRSDEQEKTVYFRPFVVDMLEVIEVETPSGPVECWMEIGTGLPPNIKPINYTLKLGTDITFTINVKQLYQTWDINILQCYASDQPDFEAGTTNKLQLSDKNGCSLKKKVFGEWKKLESPPGETLTYYNTLKAFKFPDRSQVYLKCDIELCNGPCERLLTCGEDIKEPCSPSSSKNCGQDSQITPKPRCYPGSTDPSCQPTTYLPPTTVRPPVTPTKPRCYPGSTDPRCPQELKTTASPDCYPGSSDIRCPQEAKTTSKPRCYPGSTDPDCQPATYLPPTTVRPPVTQPKPRCYPGSTDPHCPQEPKTTASPDCYPGSSDLRCPQEAKTTSKPRCYPGSTDPDCQPATYLPPTTVRPPVTQPKPKCYPGSTDPRCPKQPKTTASPKCYPGSTDPRCPKEPTTTTTGPSCYPGSKDPECLNCFPGSPDPRCPKVQTTEKPGCFDGSSDPKCQPATYLPPIKTTRVPDNQNTPPKPSCYSGSTDPRCPQQPKTTASPKCYPGSSDPRCPQEPKTTSKPRCYPGSTDPDCQPATYLPPTTVRPPVTQTKPRCYPGSTDPRCPQQPKTTASPKCYPGSSDPRCPQEPKTTSKPRCYPGSKDPDCRPATYLPPTTVRPPVTPTKPRCYPGSTDPRCPQQPKTTASPKCYSGSSDPRCPQEPKTTSKPRCYPGSTDPDCQPATYLPPTTVRPPVTPTKPRCYPGSTDPRCPQQPKTTASPKCYPGSSDPRCPQEPKTTSKPRCYPGSKDPDCRPATYLPPTTVRPPVTQTKPRCYPGSTDPRCPQQPKTTASPKCYPGSSDPRCPQEPKTTSKPRCYPGSTDPDCQPATYLPPTTVRPPVTQTKPRCYPGSTDPRCPQQPKTTASPKCYPGSSDPLCPQEPKITSKPRCYPGSTDPDCQLATYLPPTTVRPPVTPTKPRCYPGSTDPRCPQQPKTTASPKCYPGSTDPRCPKEPTTTTTGPSCYPGSKDPECLNCFPGSPDPRCPKVQTTQKPGCFDGSSDPKCQPATYLPPIKTTRVPDNQITPPKPPCYPGSTDPRCPQQPKTTASPKCYPGSSDPRCPQEPKTTSKPRCYPGSTDPDCQPATYLPPTTVRPSVPPTKPRCYPGSTDPRCPQQPKTTASPNCYPGSSDPRCPQEPKTTSNPRCYPGSTDPDCQPATYLPPTTARPPVTQTKPRCYPGSTDPRCPQQSKTTASPKCYPGSSDPRCPQEPKTTSKPRCYPGSTDPDCQPATYLPPTTVRPSVPPTKPRCYLGSTDPRCPQEPKTTASPNCYPGSSDPRCPQEPKTTSNPQCYPGSTDPDCQPATYLPPTTVRPPTPTKPRCYPGSNDPRCPQQPKTTALPKCYPGSSDPRCPQEPKTTSKPRCYPGSTDPDCQPATYLPPTTVRPPTPTKPRCYPGSTDPRCPQEPKTTASSNCYPGSSDPRCPQEPKTTSKPRCYPGSTDPDCQPATYLPPTTVRPPTPAKPRCYPGSTDPRCPQEPKTTASPKCYPGSSDPRCPQEPKTTVSPNCYPGSSDPRCPQEPKTTSKPRCYPGSTDPDCQPATYLPPTTVRPPVTPTTPRCYPGSTDPRCPKEPTTTTPGPSCYPGSKDPECLNCFPGSPDPRCPKVQTTQKPGCFDGSSDPKCQPATYLPPIKTTRVPSNQNTPPKPSCYPGSTDPRCPQQPKTTASPNCYPGSSDPRCPQEPKTTSKPRCYPGSTDPDCQPATYLPPTTVRPPVTPTKPRCYPGSTDPRCPQQPKTTASPKCYPGSSDPRCPQEPKTTVSPNCYPGSSDPRCPQEPKTTSKPRCYPGSTDPDCQPATYLPPTTVRPSVPPTKPRCYPGSTDPRCPQEPKTTASPKCYPGSSDPRCPQEPKTTVSPNCYPGSSDPRCPQEPKTTSKPRCYPGSTDPDCQPATYLPPTTVRPPVTPTKPRCYPGSTDPRCPQQPKTTASPKCYPGSSDPRCPQEPKTTVSPNCYPGSSDPRCPQEPKTTSKPRCYPGSTDPDCQPATYLPPTTVRPSVPPTKPRCYPGSTDPRCPQEPKTTASPKCYPGSSDPRCPQEPKTTVSPNCYPGSSDPRCPQEPKTTSKPRCYPGSTDPDCQPATYLPPTTVRPPVTPTKPRCYPGSTDPRCPQQPKTTASPNCYPGSTDVRCSQSLVTSTLSPDTTPVYCFPGSVDPRCPDTYKGSTPIPATYLPPLSNPGYDRTVRDAKNKFFNEINKLAITNNNVFELDDDEDGEPTRIKRDAVSVKNIDPITTADQSEDLLSRKIMKREFTDRQPDREVISFTLGIRTAIKVN; the protein is encoded by the exons ATGGTCAAAGCTGGCCACATAATATTTTTGACTCAGCTTTTG GTCATTGCCAGCGGCGCAGATCTGAGAACAGACAACGACTACGTTGACAATGAAGTCAAGCCAGTCGATTTGGCGCTTACGTTTCCCAGGGTATCTCGGAAAACCTCTACATTCAAtggaaatattgaaaaaatcgACGTAAAATGCGATACGTCGAATGGCATGATTGTAGAAGTGGAATTTTCGGAGATATTCAACGGAGTTATATACAGCCAAGGATACTACAACGATCCAAAATGCAG ATATGTGAACTCTGGCAGTAATGAACGTCGCTTTGTATTCAAAGTGCCGTTCGATGGTTGCGGCAGCAAACCCTCCTGCTCGTTGTGTGCATCTGTGGATAATATTCTAATCATACAGAATGACCAGGATATCCAAGAAAGCTGGGACACAGCACGCAAGATAACGTGCAGTCGCAGCGATGAACAGGAGAAAAccgtttattttcgaccgtttGTTGTCGATATGCTAGAAGTGATTGAAGTAGAAACGCCCAGCGGTCCAGTTGAATGCTGGATGGAAATAGGAACGGGTCTTCCACCGAATATAAAGCCAATTAATTACACGTTGAAGCTGGGCACGGATATAACATTTACTATTAATGTAAAACAATTGTATCAGACTTGGGATATTAACATTTTACAATGTTATGCTTCTGATCAGCCAGACTTTGAAGCAGGAACTACAAACAAACTGCAGCTATCCGATAAAAATGGATGTTCGCTGAAGAAAAAAGTTTTCGGCGAGTGGAAAAAATTGGAATCACCTCCTGGTGAAACGTTAACATACTACAATACGCTTAAAGCTTTCAAGTTTCCCGACCGATCTCAAGTTTATCTAAAATGCGATATTGAGCTATGTAATGGACCCTGCGAACGATTACTTACTTGTGGTGAGGATATAAAAGAACCTTGTTCGCCTAGCTCAAGCAAGAATTGCGGACAAGATTCCCAAATAACACCGAAGCCCCGATGCTATCCTGGTTCAACAGATCCAAGTTGTCAACCAACAACTTACTTGCCTCCAACCACTGTTCGACCCCCAGTAACACCGACTAAGCCAAGGTGTTATCCAGGCTCAACCGATCCTCGCTGTCCGCAAGAACTAAAGACAACTGCTTCGCCTGACTGCTATCCTGGATCAAGTGATATCCGCTGTCCACAAGAGGCAAAGACCACATCGAAGCCCCGATGCTATCCTGGATCTACAGATCCCGATTGTCAACCAGCCACTTACTTGCCTCCAACCACTGTACGACCACCAGTAACACAGCCTAAGCCAAGGTGTTATCCAGGCTCAACCGATCCTCACTGTCCGCAGGAACCAAAGACAACTGCTTCGCCTGACTGCTATCCTGGATCAAGTGATCTCCGCTGTCCACAAGAGGCAAAGACCACATCGAAGCCCCGATGCTATCCTGGATCTACAGATCCCGATTGTCAACCAGCCACTTACTTGCCTCCAACCACTGTACGACCACCAGTAACACAGCCTAAGCCTAAGTGTTATCCAGGCTCAACCGATCCTCGCTGTCCAAAACAGCCAAAGACGACTGCTTCGCCCAAGTGCTATCCAGGCTCAACCGATCCTCGCTGTCCAAAAGAGCCCACTACAACGACCACAGGTCCCTCATGTTATCCAGGATCAAAGGATCCAGAATGCCTCAACTGTTTCCCAGGATCACCAGATCCAAGGTGCCCCAAAGTGCAAACTACTGAAAAGCCTGGATGTTTTGACGGATCAAGTGATCCAAAATGTCAACCAGCCACTTACCTTCCGCCAATAAAAACGACGAGAGTTCCAGACAATCAGAATACGCCACCAAAACCCTCTTGCTATTCAGGTTCAACCGATCCTCGCTGTCCACAACAACCAAAGACGACTGCTTCGCCCAAGTGCTATCCTGGATCAAGTGATCCTCGTTGTCCTCAAGAGCCCAAGACCACATCGAAGCCCCGTTGCTATCCTGGTTCAACAGATCCCGATTGTCAACCTGCAACTTACCTACCTCCAACTACAGTTCGTCCACCAGTAACACAGACTAAGCCAAGGTGTTATCCAGGCTCAACCGATCCTCGCTGTCCACAACAGCCAAAGACGACTGCTTCGCCCAAATGCTATCCTGGATCAAGTGATCCTCGTTGTCCTCAAGAGCCCAAGACCACATCGAAGCCCCGTTGCTATCCTGGTTCAAAAGATCCCGATTGTCGACCTGCAACTTACCTACCTCCAACTACAGTTCGTCCACCAGTAACACCGACTAAGCCAAGGTGTTATCCCGGCTCAACCGATCCTCGCTGTCCACAACAGCCGAAGACGACTGCTTCGCCCAAGTGTTATTCTGGATCGAGTGACCCTCGTTGTCCACAAGAGCCCAAGACCACATCGAAGCCCCGATGTTATCCTGGTTCAACAGATCCCGATTGTCAACCTGCAACTTACCTACCTCCAACTACAGTTCGTCCACCAGTAACACCGACTAAGCCAAGGTGTTATCCAGGCTCAACCGATCCTCGCTGTCCACAACAGCCAAAGACGACTGCTTCGCCCAAATGCTATCCTGGATCAAGTGATCCTCGTTGTCCTCAAGAGCCCAAGACCACATCGAAGCCCCGTTGCTATCCTGGTTCAAAAGATCCCGATTGTCGACCTGCAACTTACCTACCTCCAACTACAGTTCGTCCACCAGTAACACAGACTAAGCCAAGGTGTTATCCAGGCTCAACCGATCCTCGCTGTCCACAACAACCAAAGACAACTGCTTCGCCCAAGTGCTATCCTGGATCGAGTGATCCTCGTTGTCCTCAAGAGCCCAAGACCACATCGAAGCCCCGTTGCTATCCTGGTTCAACAGATCCCGATTGTCAACCTGCAACTTACCTACCTCCAACTACAGTTCGTCCGCCAGTAACACAGACTAAGCCAAGGTGTTATCCAGGCTCAACCGATCCTCGCTGTCCACAACAACCAAAGACAACTGCTTCGCCCAAGTGCTATCCTGGATCGAGTGATCCTCTTTGTCCTCAAGAGCCCAAGATCACATCGAAGCCCCGTTGCTATCCTGGTTCAACAGATCCCGATTGTCAACTTGCAACTTACCTACCCCCAACTACAGTTCGTCCACCAGTAACACCGACTAAGCCAAGGTGTTATCCAGGGTCAACCGATCCTCGCTGTCCACAACAGCCGAAAACGACTGCTTCGCCCAAATGCTATCCAGGCTCAACCGATCCTCGCTGTCCAAAAGAGCCCACTACAACGACCACGGGTCCATCATGTTATCCAGGATCAAAGGATCCAGAATGCCTCAACTGTTTCCCTGGATCACCAGATCCAAGGTGCCCCAAAGTGCAAACTACTCAAAAGCCTGGATGTTTTGACGGGTCAAGTGATCCAAAATGTCAACCAGCCACTTATCTTCCGCCAATAAAAACGACGAGAGTTCCAGACAATCAGATTACGCCACCAAAGCCCCCTTGCTATCCAGGTTCAACCGATCCTCGCTGTCCACAACAGCCAAAGACGACAGCTTCGCCTAAGTGTTATCCTGGATCAAGTGATCCCCGTTGTCCACAAGAGCCCAAGACCACATCGAAGCCCCGTTGCTATCCTGGTTCAACAGATCCCGATTGTCAACCTGCAACTTACTTACCTCCAACTACAGTTCGTCCATCAGTACCTCCGACTAAGCCAAGGTGTTATCCAGGCTCAACCGATCCTCGCTGTCCACAACAGCCAAAGACGACTGCTTCGCCTAACTGCTATCCTGGATCAAGTGATCCTCGTTGCCCACAGGAACCGAAAACCACATCGAATCCCCGATGCTATCCTGGCTCTACAGATCCCGATTGTCAACCAGCCACTTACTTGCCTCCAACTACAGCTCGTCCACCAGTAACACAGACTAAGCCAAGGTGTTATCCAGGCTCAACCGATCCTCGCTGTCCACAACAATCAAAGACAACTGCTTCGCCCAAGTGCTATCCTGGATCGAGTGATCCTCGTTGTCCTCAAGAGCCCAAGACCACATCGAAGCCCCGTTGCTATCCTGGTTCAACAGATCCCGATTGTCAACCTGCAACTTACTTACCTCCAACTACAGTTCGTCCATCGGTACCTCCGACTAAGCCAAGGTGTTATCTAGGCTCAACCGATCCTCGCTGTCCACAGGAGCCAAAGACGACTGCTTCGCCTAACTGCTATCCTGGATCAAGTGATCCTCGTTGCCCACAGGAACCGAAAACCACATCGAATCCCCAATGCTATCCTGGCTCTACAGATCCCGATTGTCAACCAGCCACTTACTTGCCTCCAACTACGGTTCGACCACCGACACCGACTAAGCCTAGGTGTTATCCAGGCTCCAACGATCCTCGCTGTCCACAGCAGCCAAAGACAACTGCTCTGCCCAAGTGTTATCCTGGATCAAGTGATCCTCGTTGCCCACAGGAACCGAAAACCACATCGAAGCCCCGATGCTATCCTGGCTCTACAGATCCCGATTGTCAACCAGCCACTTACTTGCCTCCAACTACGGTTCGACCACCGACACCGACTAAGCCTAGGTGTTATCCAGGCTCAACCGATCCTCGCTGTCCACAGGAGCCAAAGACGACTGCTTCGTCTAACTGCTATCCTGGATCAAGTGATCCTCGTTGCCCACAGGAACCGAAAACCACATCGAAGCCCCGATGCTATCCTGGCTCTACAGATCCCGATTGTCAACCAGCCACTTACTTGCCTCCAACTACGGTTCGACCACCGACACCGGCCAAGCCAAGGTGTTATCCAGGCTCAACCGATCCTCGCTGTCCACAGGAGCCAAAAACGACTGCTTCGCCCAAGTGTTATCCTGGATCAAGTGACCCTCGTTGTCCACAAGAGCCCAAGACAACTGTTTCGCCCAACTGCTATCCTGGATCGAGTGACCCTCGTTGTCCACAAGAGCCCAAGACCACATCGAAGCCCCGTTGCTATCCTGGTTCAACAGATCCGGATTGTCAACCTGCAACTTACTTGCCTCCAACTACAGTTCGTCCACCAGTTACACCGACTACGCCAAGGTGTTATCCAGGCTCAACCGATCCTCGCTGTCCAAAAGAGCCCACTACAACGACCCCAGGTCCTTCATGTTATCCAGGGTCAAAGGATCCAGAATGCCTCAACTGTTTCCCCGGATCACCAGATCCAAGGTGCCCCAAAGTGCAAACTACTCAAAAGCCTGGATGTTTTGACGGGTCAAGTGATCCAAAATGTCAACCAGCCACTTACCTTCCGCCAATAAAAACGACGAGAGTTCCAAGCAATCAGAATACGCCACCAAAACCCTCTTGCTATCCAGGTTCAACTGATCCTCGCTGTCCACAACAGCCAAAGACGACTGCTTCGCCCAACTGTTATCCTGGATCGAGTGACCCTCGTTGTCCACAAGAGCCCAAGACCACATCGAAGCCCCGTTGCTATCCTGGTTCAACAGATCCCGATTGTCAACCTGCAACTTACTTACCTCCAACTACAGTTCGTCCACCAGTTACACCGACTAAGCCAAGGTGTTATCCAGGCTCAACCGATCCTCGCTGTCCACAACAGCCAAAGACGACTGCTTCGCCCAAGTGTTATCCTGGATCAAGTGACCCTCGTTGTCCACAAGAGCCCAAGACCACTGTTTCGCCCAACTGCTATCCTGGATCGAGTGACCCTCGTTGTCCACAAGAGCCCAAGACCACATCGAAGCCCCGTTGCTATCCTGGTTCAACAGATCCCGATTGTCAACCTGCAACTTACTTACCTCCAACTACAGTTCGTCCATCAGTACCTCCGACTAAGCCAAGGTGTTATCCAGGCTCAACCGATCCTCGCTGTCCGCAGGAGCCAAAAACGACTGCTTCGCCCAAGTGTTATCCTGGATCAAGTGACCCTCGTTGTCCACAAGAGCCCAAGACCACTGTTTCGCCCAACTGCTATCCTGGATCGAGTGACCCTCGTTGTCCACAAGAGCCCAAGACCACATCGAAGCCCCGTTGCTATCCTGGTTCAACAGATCCCGATTGTCAACCTGCAACTTACTTACCTCCAACTACAGTTCGTCCACCAGTTACACCGACTAAGCCAAGGTGTTATCCAGGCTCAACCGATCCTCGCTGTCCACAACAGCCAAAGACGACTGCTTCGCCCAAGTGTTATCCTGGATCAAGTGACCCTCGTTGTCCACAAGAGCCCAAGACCACTGTTTCGCCCAACTGCTATCCTGGATCGAGTGACCCTCGTTGTCCACAAGAGCCCAAGACCACATCGAAGCCCCGTTGCTATCCTGGTTCAACAGATCCCGATTGTCAACCTGCAACTTACTTACCTCCAACTACAGTTCGTCCATCAGTACCTCCGACTAAGCCAAGGTGTTATCCAGGCTCAACCGATCCTCGCTGTCCGCAGGAGCCAAAAACGACTGCTTCGCCCAAGTGTTATCCTGGATCAAGTGACCCTCGTTGTCCACAAGAGCCCAAGACCACTGTTTCGCCCAACTGCTATCCTGGATCGAGTGACCCTCGTTGTCCACAAGAGCCCAAGACCACATCGAAGCCCCGTTGCTATCCTGGTTCAACAGATCCCGATTGTCAACCTGCAACTTACTTGCCTCCAACTACAGTTCGTCCACCAGTAACACCGACTAAGCCAAGGTGTTATCCAGGCTCAACCGATCCTCGCTGTCCACAACAGCCAAAGACGACTGCTTCGCCCAACTGTTATCCTGGATCTACCGATGTTCGTTGCTCCCAAAGCTTAGTGACTTCAACTTTATCGCCCGACACGACTCCTGTTTACTGTTTCCCCGGTTCTGTAGATCCCCGTTGTCCTGACACGTATAAGGGTTCAACGCCCATACCGGCAACGTATTTGCCACCGCTGAGCAATCCAGGCTATGACAGGACAGTTAGGGAtgcgaaaaataagttttttaatGAGATCAACAAACTagcaataacaaacaataatGTTTTTGAGTTAGACGATGATGAGGACGGCGAGCCCACGCGAATTAAACGCGATGCCGTTAGCGTTAAGAATATAGATCCAATAACAACCGCAGATCAAAGCGAAGATCTTTTATCGAGGAAAATTATGAAGCGCGAATTTACCGATCGACAACCAGATAGGGAAGTAATTTCCTTTACACTCGGCATTCGGACCGCCATCAAGGTGAATTAA